In one bacterium genomic region, the following are encoded:
- the folP gene encoding dihydropteroate synthase codes for MLGLADILNAIGKRTLLMGVLNVTPDSFSDGGLFFDSEAAIEQGLRMAEEGADLIDIGGESSRPGAEPLSADEEMRRVIPVIESLAKQIPTPISIDTYKANVAREAVAKGAQIINDISALTFDPEMLPLAAKLNVPVCLMHMRGTPKTMQDDLIYNNVVAEVKEFLSTRIDSCLQAGIKKEHIWIDPGIGFGKDLEQNLELLRNLPELKSLGYPVLVGPSRKGFIGKLLGGLPPEERLEGTEAVVAYSISKGVDIIRVHDIIATKRVITITDALVRGISQQIDSLQ; via the coding sequence ATGCTCGGTTTAGCTGATATTCTAAACGCAATCGGAAAGCGCACCCTATTAATGGGCGTGCTTAACGTTACACCAGATAGTTTCTCAGACGGCGGTTTATTCTTCGATTCCGAGGCTGCCATCGAGCAAGGCCTTCGAATGGCGGAAGAAGGCGCCGATTTGATTGATATCGGTGGTGAGTCTTCACGCCCGGGAGCGGAACCTCTTTCCGCAGATGAGGAGATGCGGCGGGTCATTCCTGTCATCGAATCCCTCGCAAAACAAATTCCTACCCCTATCTCCATCGATACTTATAAAGCAAACGTCGCTCGTGAGGCTGTGGCTAAAGGCGCTCAGATTATTAACGATATCAGTGCGCTTACCTTCGATCCCGAAATGCTTCCTCTAGCTGCCAAGCTCAATGTGCCGGTTTGCTTGATGCACATGAGAGGGACTCCCAAAACGATGCAGGACGATCTCATCTATAACAATGTTGTCGCCGAGGTGAAGGAGTTTCTATCAACACGCATCGATTCATGTCTTCAGGCGGGAATTAAAAAAGAGCATATCTGGATCGATCCGGGAATTGGTTTTGGAAAAGATTTAGAGCAGAATTTAGAACTCCTCAGGAATTTGCCGGAGCTTAAATCGCTTGGTTATCCGGTATTGGTCGGGCCATCTCGAAAGGGTTTTATTGGCAAACTTCTAGGAGGGCTACCTCCGGAAGAGCGTTTGGAGGGAACGGAAGCCGTTGTCGCCTATTCGATATCAAAGGGAGTTGATATTATACGAGTTCATGACATTATCGCGACAAAACGCGTCATTACTATCACCGATGCCCTCGTTCGCGGGA